A stretch of the Apteryx mantelli isolate bAptMan1 chromosome 3, bAptMan1.hap1, whole genome shotgun sequence genome encodes the following:
- the MPV17 gene encoding protein Mpv17: protein MAALWRGYGRLLARRPRAAQALTAGALMGAGDVIAQQLVERRGLRGHQGRRTVKMMAIGFCFVGPVLGSWYKVLDRLIPGATKAVAVKKMVLDQGGFAPCFLGCFLAIAGAMNGLSVQENWSKIQQDYVDALLTNYCIWPPVQIANFYFVPLNHRLAVVQCVAIVWNCYLSWKANRM, encoded by the exons ATGGCCGCGCTGTGGAGGGGCTACGGGCGGCTGctggcgcggcggccgcgggccgcgCAGGCCCTCACCGCCG GGGCCCTCATGGGAGCTGGCGACGTGATCGCGCAGCAGCTGGTGGAGcggagggggctgcgcgggcaCCAGGGCCGCCGCACCGTGAAGATGATGGCCATCGGCTTCTGCTTCGTG GGCCCCGTCCTGGGCAGCTGGTACAAGGTCCTGGATCGGCTCATCCCAGGAGCCACAAAAGCTGTGGCCGTGAAGAAGATGGTTCTGGACCAG GGGGGCTTTGCACCGTGCTTCCTCGGCTGCTTCCTTGCCATCGCGGGGGCGATGAATGGTCTGTCAGTGCAGGAAAACTGGTCCAAGATCCAGCAG GACTACGTGGATGCCCTGCTGACCAACTACTGC ATCTGGCCACCAGTGCAAATTGCAAACTTCTACTTCGTCCCTCTGAACCACAG GCTGGCTGTCGTCCAGTGCGTTGCCATCGTCTGGAACTGCTACCTCTCCTGGAAAGCAAATCGGATGTGA